ATCCTTCGTCCGGGAAGCATCAGCCGCAAACAGATTGAAGACGTATTGGGTTTTACTGTCCATGAATCCTTCTTTGCGCATATGGAACGACCTAAGAGTCCGGGACAGAAGTATTCCCATTATAAACCAAAGGCAGAGGTACGCTGGCTGGAAGTTCTGGAAAAAACTGATGATCCAGAGTGCCTCTATCTGCTTTTAAGCTCTGATGTTTACGATTCGGTCAACATCATCGATTTCAACAACGATTTAGACCGCTTAGCCCGGCAGATATACGACCGATTCCGTCAGGCTGATATTGAAGGATACTCGGCAGTAGCCATTGAGAACTTTCAGGATATGGATCATCCTATTATACCGGCTCTGTTAAATAGAGTACAGAAAGCTATCGGTTAGTCTTCAAAAACCCCAAACGTTTGATCTGGGCGCATCGAGAGTACAGCTTTGACCATCACGTCAACTAAAGCATCCACGTCCTTCATAGAGCAAATTTCGACCGGAGAATGCATATATCTGAGCGGTAACGAAATCAATGCGCTTGGAATACCGGTCTGCTGGTAGAAAATACTGTCTGTATCCGTTCCGGTTCTCACGCTGGTAGCCTCATGCTGTATGTCGATATCGTTCTTCTCACAAACATCTTCCAGGAATTCAACCACTTTTGGGTGATTAGCTCCACCATGCTGAATAGTTGGTCCCTTGCCCAATTCTACTGTTCCATGTTCTTTCTGATCTATTCCAGGTGTATCCGTTGCGTGAGTTACATCGGTCACTAAAGCCACATCCGGCATAAAACGGTAACTCATCATCCGTGCTCCGAATCCTCCTACCTCCTCTTGTATGGAGTTCAGGGCAATTACATTCACTTTAAGATCTTTCTTCTGCTTACTGATTTTCCGCATGGCTTCAGCAATGATGTACCCGCCAATACGATTATCCAGTGCACGAGCAGTCAAGCGATCATCGCTTAAAAATTCTGTGTCGGATGCATAGGTAATTGGATCTCCGATTTGCACCAGCTCAAGCGCCTCTTCTTTGGAAGAAACTCCAATATCCACATAAATATCTTTCCAGGCGGGCTGCTTACCTCCGCCGTTTTTATTGTCCTGCAGATGAATGGCTGTATTTCCTGTAACGCCAACTACCCGTCCTCTTTTATTGTGAATAAATACTTTCTTAGCACGCGCAATGGTCGAATCACTTCCACCCAATTTGTTCACATAAACATAGCCCTGATCGGTGATATGCTGCACCACCATGCCGATTTCGTCACAATGGGCTTCCAGCATAACGGTAGCTACATCCCCACTCATATTGATTTTACCGGCTGCTGAACCGTATGCATCCGTCACCACCTCATCTGCAAACTGTTCCACATACTCCTTCCAGACTTTTACCCCTTCTTTTTCATATCCGGTTGGGCTTGGTGTGATGAGTAGTTCTTCTAAAAAATCGCGTTCATTCTGCTTGGCCATTCGTGTACTGAATTTGGTTTAAATTTAGTCGGGTTGAATATAATAAATATAGCTTCCAGAATAAGCCTTTTAGCATTTGTCATTTCGCCTGATCACCCGCATCTTCAGAACAAAAAAAAGCACCCATGTTTAGACCTGAATATAACCCTGACACTTTTTATCACTGGACCGAAATCCCTGTTCGTTTTCGGGACCTGGATCCACTGAATCATGTAAATAATGCCCTGTTTAACACTTATCTGGAGGAAGCCCGGATACAGTTTTTGGGTGAAGTTGGGCAGATGCAAAATGAATTCACAGAAGGCAAAACCTTTGTACTGGTGAAGATTACCATAGAATACCTCAAACAGATTACTTTTCCCTCCACCTTACTGGTTGGCACAGGCGTGGGTGAAGTAGGAAACTCCAGTATTGAAGCGGTTCAGGGAATCTACGATAAGAAATCGAAAGACCTGATGGGGGTAGCGAAATCAACCGGTGTTTGGTATGATATCAATAAAAAGCGCCCTACCCGCCTCCCGGAAATTGAAAATTTAGACGATATGGTTGTTGGGGAGTGATAAAGTGATGAAGTAATAAGAACTTTAGAAACCTCGCTGTCTCACCATATCACTTCATCACTCTTTACCTCATTTCTACATATCTTCAACGGCTCAAACATAATTCTCCTTAAAGCACATGGATAAAAGCACACGGTATAAAATTTTCAATGATCCGATTCATGGGTTTATCACCGTTCCAAAAGGTCCGATTCTTAGACTCATCGACCACCCTTATGTGCAGCGATTGAGGAGAATCCGTCAGCTGGGGCTTGGTTACCTTGTTTTCCCGGCCGCCGAACATTCCCGGTTTTCACATGCTTTAGGCGCCCTTGAGTTAGGTCAGCGCGTGCTAAACAACCTTCGTGAAAAGGATACCACCATTAGTCAGCCCGAATACGAAGGGACATTGATGGCGATTTTACTTCACGATGTAGGCCACGGCCCCCTTTCTCACACTCTGGAGCATACTTTGATAAAGGACTTCAACCATGAGATGATGAGCTTGTCCATCATGAAAGAGCTCAATAAGGAGTTTCATGGAGCGCTGGACACCGCCATCGATATTTTCACCAATCAGCACAAGAAGAAGTTTCTGCATCAGTTGATTTCTTCCCAGCTCGATTTAGATCGCCTCGACTACCTGAGAAGGGACAGTTTTTTTACCGGTGTTTCCGAAGGTACGGTGGGGATTAACCGGATTTTGAAGACCATGCGGGTTTTCAAAGGGAACATTGTGATTGAAAAGAAAGGAATATATGCCGTTGAGAATTACATTATCGCCCGCCGTTTGATGTACATGCAGGTGTACCAACACAAAACTGTTTTAAGTGCAGATTTTTTACTTCGAAGCATATTTAAGCGGGTACATCATCTAATTGCTGACGGAAAGGAACTGGATTTTGCCTCACCGGCCCTTCAGTATTTCCTGACCGAACAGCCTTCAGCCAAGAAAACAATCACTAAACAAATGATTGACCGTTACGCTGAAATGGATGACCACGATGTGTACTTAAGTATAAAAATCTGGAAGAAATGCGGAGATAAAATTCTGTCGAATCTCTGCCACCGGTTTCTAAATCGGGATTTATTCCGAACCACCTTTCTGGATAAGAAACCCACCAAAGCCCAGCTGAATGAAATCACCCAGAAAACTCAAAAAGCGCTAAAAAGACTTCGGTTGCCTACAGATGAAACAGCTGTGGAACATTATCTGGGTTTTGAAAACAGCTATTCAGAAGCCTACAAATATAAGAATGAGAGCATCTGGATTTTGGAGGACGAGAAGGCTATTGAGTTCTCTAAAGCTGCAGAAACAAAAAATATTATAGCTTTAACAGAACCCGTTGTAAAACACTACTGCGTGCACCTAAAAGATATCAGCATTTAAGAAGCCGATTTTTTAACGGGTAGGAATTGGGAGAGTTTGTCAAACAGATCTTCTTCATTAAAAGGTTTTTTCAGGTATTCCGAAAATCCTTGATTCATTAAGTCTGATCTCGATTCCTTATGTTCCCCGGAAGTAAAAGCGATGATAGGGATGCTGTTTACTTTATTACCCCGGTTTAACTTTCTGATTTTTCTCATAGCTTCTACACCGCCCATCACAGGCATACAAATATCCATTAGAATTACATCGGGCTTTTGTCCCTCAAAGTGTAGCAGCGCTTCTACCCCGTTTTCGGCTTCTTGTGTCTCGAAATTATTTCGCTCGAGTATAATCCTGGCCAGGCTTCTGTTAAACTTAAGATCATCTACGATCAAAGCCTTCAGTGCCTTCGTATCTTTTTTTGTTGGATTATGTTTTATAGCCCGGCTCATTCTATAATTTATAAGATGATTTCCGCCATTCACGTAACTCATCAAAATTATTAAAAGAGACTTCGGATTACAGGTTAATCTTTCTTAATTAATACTTGTAAATCGGGTATCAGACACGCTTATAGGTTACGTAGCTAAGCTCGTCATGATCCTCTCTCGATTCTTCCTTCCAGGTTGTTCCTATTTCATCTCTGTATTCAGGAAAATAGGTATCTCCTTCATATTCCTGATGGATTTCAGTAATGATGAGCTTGTCGGCTATATCTATGGTTTGCCTGTATAATACGCCTCCACCGATGATGAAAACTTCCTCCTCGTTAGACGATTTTAATGCATCTTCGAGAGAGGAATAAGTATCAACGTTCTTGTAATTTTGGGTTGTGGAGAGTACAATATTCTTTCGTTCAGGAAGCGGAATTTCATTTAACTCCTCAAAAACACCCCGGCCCATTATGATAGTTTTACCTATGGTGGTTCTTTTGAAATGCTTTAAATCTTCCGGATATCGCCAGGGCAGCCCCCCTTCTTTACCGATTACAAGGTTGGGATCATGCGCTGCAACAAGAGTGATGGTCATACTGCAACCTCAAATTTAATAACCGGATCGGGATCATAGTTCTCCAGTGTGAAATCATCAAAAGTGAGTTCATCTACCGGTTTGTTGGCTATTTTCAAGGTTGGAAGTGGTTTAGGCTTTCGGGTGAGCTGCTCCTTCAAACCATCAACGTGATTTACGTAGATATGAGCGTCCACTATGGAGTGCGCGAAGGTTCCCGGTTCAAGCCCCACTTCCTGAGCAATGGCCAGCGTTAAGGCAGAATAGCATGCCAGGTTAAACGGAATACCCAGTGCAATGTCTCCTGAGCGTTGCGTTAAATGGCAGTTTAACTTACCGTCAGCCACATTGAAAATATACATGAGGTGGCAAGGTGGAAGACCCATTTCATCCAGTAAACCCGGGTGCCAGGCACTAACCACAATCCTTCTGCTGTTCGGATTATTCTTCAGCATATCAATAGCTCGCTGAACCTGGTCAAACTCTTTACGAACCCAAACTTCTTTATCAAGGGCTGAGCCATTTCCTTCAAACCGAACGGATTCTTTTTCAAAATATGGAAACCTTCGCCAGAGCACTGGATAAATCGGGCCAACATGTCCGTCTTCATCTGCCCAGGCGTCCCAGATATGACAGTCGTTTTCATCCCGTAACCAGCGGATGTGATCCTCTCCCCTCAGGTACCAGAGCATTTCTAAAATCACCGATCTGAAATATACTTTCTTGGTGGTAAGCAAAGGAAAACCTTCCGATAAATCTACTTTATAAAATTCAGCAAAATTTGAAATCGTGTCGGTGCCGGTCCGGTTTTCTTTCCTGACCCCATTTTCAAGTACGCTTTTTACAAGATCGTGGTATGCTTTCATCGAAGTATGTTGGGCTTTAAAGTAAGGTTCCGCTTAAAAGTACAATTGCTATGGTAAAATAAATAATGATTCCGCTCACATCTACTATGGTTGCAACAAAAGGAGCTGAAGATACGGCCGGATCCAAATTCATTTTTGAGAGGAAGAAAGGAAGCATTGCCCCGGTAAAATTCCCGAACAAAACGATGGAAAAAAGGCTCAAGCCAATCACTCCTGCTGTAAGGAATACAGTTTTGGAAAGCTCAGCTCCTCCAAGTAAATCCCAGCCAATTAATGTGAAAAAGCCTAACAGACCTATCAATCCTCCCAGCATGAGACCGGAAGTAAATTCACGTCTGAATACTTTCTTCCAGTCTTCCGGTTTAAGGTCGTCGGTGGCAAGGGCTCGTATTACCAATGTAGCTGCCTGAGAGCCGGAGTTACCCCCACTGGAGATAATCAGCGGTACAAAGAACGACAAAGCTACTACTTTCTGGAGCACTTCTTCATATCCACCCATAGCGATGGCTGTTAAAATCTGTCCGACAAAAAGCACAATCAGCCACCAAAGCCGTTTTTTAACAATATCGAAAATGGAGGATTGAGAATAATAGTCATCCAGAGCATCCATACCAGCCATTTTCTGCATATCCTCGGTAGTCTCTTCCTCGGCCACGTCAATCACGTCATCTGCAGTCACGATGCCTACAAGCACCCCATCCGAATCAACAACCGGCAAAGCTACGCGGTCATATTTGGATAGCATTTTAACGGCCTCTTCCTGATCATCATAAACAGACAGAGCTTCAAAAGAGCGGTCCATCAACACATCAATCTGGTCTTCCTGATTAGCCAGGATCAGATGGGTAATCCGAAGATCATCAATCAGGTGCTCTTTGTCATCAACCACGTAAATTACGTTGATGGTTTCTGCAGTTTCCCCATACTTGCGGATGTGGGCCATGCTACGCTCTATCGACCAATCCGATTTCACCCGAACATAGCGTGGAGTCATCAATCGGCCAACGCTTTCTTCAGGATATCCCAACAGTTTCTTAAGCTGTTTCTGGTCTTCCCGGTTGATGGAGTTCATCACCCGCTGTGTCAGGTGGCCGGGAAGCTCTTCTAAGATCGAAACCTGCTCATCCGGTTCCAGGTTTATCATCACGTCGCTAAGCTGCTGTTTGCTGAACAGCTCCAGTAGCTCCACTCCTTTAGAAGAAGGGAGTTCCGCAAAAACATCGGCTGCCACCGGTTTCTTCAATAGCCGGAAAACAACCACGGCAATATCACCCGGTAATTCAAGTAACAGATCGGCGATATCAACGGCGGGCACATCGTTCAAAACCTCTTTTAAGGCAACCCAATCTTTGGAAGCGATAAGCTCTTCGAATTCCGGTTTAATGAGTTGAACAAACATGGATTTTCCTTTTGAATGGGCCTGTGGTGGACGGGCTAAGAATCGGGGTTAATCCATCAAAAAACAAGTTTTGTGACGCTTATTTCTCTACAATTACCTGAGAAAACAGGTAATCAGTCTTTGATACTCTTTAGTGCTTCACGGGCTGCTTTTTGCTCGGCCTTTTTCTTGCTTTTCCCAACACCGGTTCCCAGTTGTTCCTCTCCTATCAACACTTTTACCTCGAAGGTACGATTGTGCCCCGGCCCGCTTTCATTGATTAGCTCATACCTGGGAATGGGCATTTTTTCAGCCTGCGCATATTCAAGCAAGGCACTTTTATAATTGTCCAGCGTATTTATGAGTTCTTTTATAATCAGGTTTTCTTCAATCACCTTATCCACAAAATCATAAGCATGCTGATAACCTTTTGTGATGTAAATGGCAGCAATGATGGATTCAAAAGCGTCTGCCAAAATACTCTTAGCAACCTTTGTACTCCCGTTTCTCTCTCCCAACTCCATTAAATCTTCTATGCCCAGCTTCTTGGAGAAATCGGACAGTGTTTCTCCCCTTACCAGTTTGGCCCGGACTTTTGTGAGAAATCCTTCGTCTTTCTCAGGGTATTGATTGAACAAAATTTCTGCGGCAATCAGATCCAGGACGGCATCTCCTAAAAATTCGAGGCGTTCGTAAGAGTCGTAGGTTTCGTACTGCTCCTGGGAAAGCGTGGAGCGGTGACGCAGAGCCTTTAGAAAAAGAGAAGGATCGTCGATTTGGAAACCAACGATCCTTTCTAATTTCTCAATTCTGCTTTTAAGTTCAGGGCTAAGATCTGATTTCTTCTTCTTTGTAAAAAGAGACCTGAACCAATCGGGCATGAATGCTTAGTCCTTGTACTTTTTAAATACGAGGGTTGAATTATGGCCGCCAAAACCGAATGCATTGTTAAGTGCGTATTCAACATCGCGTACCACCGCTTCATTAGCGGTGTAGTTCAGATCACATTCCGGATCCTGATTTTCGATGTTAACGGTTGGAGGCACCATACCGTGATATATAGCCAGCAGTGATGCGATAGATTCAATAGCACCTGCTGCTCCCAAAGTATGACCATGCATACTCTTGGTAGAGTTCAGGTTGATTTTCTTCGCATGATCGCCAAAAACCTTTTTAATGGTATTGGTTTCAGCTATATCACCTAACGGTGTGGATGTACCGTGCATGTTGATGTGATCTACATCTTCCGGCTTAATGCCCGCTGCCTTCATGGCTTTGGTCATCGCCAGAATCACTCCATTTCCATCCGGATCGGGAGCGGTGATGTGATATGCATCGGCAGAAAAGCCATACCCTTTGATTTCACCGTAAATACGGGCACCACGATCGAGAGCAGATTCCAGGCTTTCAAGAATGAAAATACCTGCACCTTCACCCAATACAAATCCATCACGATCTTTATCGAATGGACGTGATGCTGTTTCCGGAGAATCGTTTCGGGTTGACATTGCCTTCATGCTGTTGAAACCGGAAATCCCGATTTTGGTTATCGGAGCTTCAGTTCCACCGGCAACGGCATAGTCTGCCTGTCCGTACCGAATGGTATCGTAGGCAAGCCCGATGTTATGAGAACCCGTAGCGCAAGCAGAAACCGCGCAGTAATTAGGACCTCTGAATCCATATCGTATGGAAATCTGGCCCGATACGATATCGGGAATAAGCATGGGTATAAAGAATGGGGAAACCCCTCTTGGCCCGTGCTCATGAAATGATATCGATTGCTCATAGAATGTTTCCATGCCACCAATACCGGTTCCCACCAATACAGCAACCTCGTCCTTATTTATCTTTTCCAGATCAAGCTTACTGTCTTCGAGCGCTTCTCCGGAAGCGATAAGGGCATATTGTGCCACTTTATCTAACCGCCGGGCTTCTTTACGATCGAAATAATTGGAGTAATCGTAGTCCTCAATCTGAGCAGCAAATTTTGTGGCGAAGTCGGTTGTGTCAAAATGTTCGACAGGCCGGACTCCGTTTTTACCTGAAACTAAACCGTTCCAGAAGTCCGGTGCACTTTTCCCGATTGGGGTGAAGGCACCGATACCTGTTACTACAACTCTGCGAGTGCTCATAGGAATGTGTTATTAAATGTAGTACGTATTAAACTAATTAAGACAGTTTTCCTGAAAGATAACTTACAGCATCACCTACAGTGGCGATGTTTTCGGCGTCTTCGTCAGGAATACTGAGATCGAATTCCTTTTCGAACTCCATGATCAATTCTACTGTATCCAGAGAATCGGCTCCGAGATCGTTAGTGAAGTTTGCATCACCTGCAACTTCTGATTCGTCTACACCAAGTTTATCTACAATGATAGCTTTTACTTTTGATTCTACGTCTTGTGACATATTGTGTCCTTTTCAGTGATTAGTTGGTAATTATAATTTTTATAAAATAAGTGTTTTCAACTTAAAAATTCAGTCTGGTATCTGCAATTCATAACCGCATTACATTGCCATGCCGCCATCAACCCGAATTACTTCTCCGGTAATGTACGAACTCATATCCGAGGCAAGGAATACAACGGCATCTGCTACTTCATCGGCTTCTCCTGCTCTTCCAAGAGGAGTTTCCGCTTTGATACCTTCCAATACTTTCTCGTCAAGCTCACCGGTCATGTCGGTCAGAATATATCCCGGAGCAATTACATTTGCACGAATATTTCTGGACGAAAGTTCTTTGGCATATGATTTGGTGAACCCAATAATACCGGCTTTAGAGGCTGCGTAATTACTTTGGCCTGCGTTGCCGGTAATACCCACGACGGAGCTGATATTTATGATAGATCCGCCTCGATTTCTCATCATGGGTTTAGCGGCCGCTTTAGAATAATTGAAAATACTTTTCAGGTTCGTGGTGATCACATCATCCCATTGCTCTTCGCTCATGCGAAGGATAAGATTGTCTTTAGTGATGCCGGCGTTGTTTACAATCACATCCAGCTTTTCCCAGTCATTTACAATCTCATTGATTACTTCTTCTGCACGCTCATAATTAACTGCATCGGCCTGGAGTGCTTTTGCTTTGCGCCCTTTTGCTTCAATCTCGGCCTTTACTTCTTCTGCGGCGTCAGCCGAGCGGGCATAAGTGATGGCAACATCGGCGCCAAAATCAGCCAGCTTAAGCGCAATAGCTCTTCCTATACCCCGGCTGCCTCCGGTTACCAAACACGTTTTTCCTTCAAGTGTTAAACTCATAGTCTGTTCTTATTGATGTCCTGAAATTTCTACGTCTTTCAATGTTCTTTTAACCAAGCCCTGAAGCACTTTACCGGGACCAACTTCCACAAAGGCATTCGCTCCATCCGAGCTCATGTTGTTCAAGGTTTGCGTCCAGCGTACCGGATTCAATAACTGATTTAACAAATTTGATCTGATCTCTTCAGGATCAGTGGTCGCCTCGGCGGTGTAGTTACTGTAAATCGGGCAGTTTGTTTCGCTGATGTCCAATTTCTGCAGTTGATCTTTTAAACCATCGTAAGCCGGCTGCATTAAAGAGGAATGAAACGCTCCACTTACCGGAAGTAATTTTGCCATTCGGGCTCCATTCTCTTTGGCAAGCTCAACAGCTTTCTCTACCGCTTCCTGATATCCGGAAATCACAAGCTGACCCGGACAGTTATAATTAGCTGCGATAACTTCTTTGCCGGTTTCTTCAGTAGCCTGAGCACAAACTTTTTCTACAGCCTCATCCTCCATTCCAATAACAGCAGCCATGGTTCCGGGATTATCCGTACCGGCTTTCTGCATCAATTCACCCCGGCGGCGAACAATTTTTAGCGCATCTTTAAAAGAAACAGCCCCAGATGCTACCAGAGCTGAGAATTCACCCAGGCTGTGCCCTGCAACCATATCAGGTGTGGCACCTAGTGTTTTAAATAACGCCACGGAGTGCAGGAATATGGCGGGTTGTGTAAACTCTGTTTGGGTAAGTTTCTCCTGTGGACCTTCAAACATAATGGTCTTCAGGTCGATGCCTAAAATTTCATTGGCATCATCAAAATACTTTGCGGCATGAGGGTTTGAGTCGTATAACTCTTTCCCCATTCCTACAAATTGAGAGCCCTGTCCGGGAAATAAATAGGCTGTACTCATCTTACTTAATCCCCCATGTTAAATAAATGGCGCCCCACGTAAAGCCGCCACCAAAGGCAGCCAATATGATGTTGTCGCCGTGATTCAATTTATCTTTCCAATCATATAAACAAAGCGGAATGGTTGCCGCCGTGGTATTTCCATACTTATTAATATTGATCATCACTTTCTCGTTAGAAAGTCCCATTCGGCGGGCAGTTGCATCAATAATTCTCAAATTAGCCTGATGTGGAACCAGCCATGCTACATCCTCCGGCTCCAGATTATTCCGCTCCATAATTTCGAGTGACACATCGGCCATTCCCATCGTTGCTTTTTTGAAAACTGCGCGGCCATCCTGCTGTAGGTAGTGCATTTTATTTTTAACAGTTTCTTCAGAAGCAGGATTTCTGCTTCCTCCGGCCGGCTGATACAGGCTGCATTCCGAATCGCCTTCCGTGTAATGCTTCTGATCTATGATGCCGGTACCGTCTTCTGATTCTTCCAATAATACCGCTCCGGCTCCATCACCAAATAAAATACATGTGGTTCTGTCGGTCATATCCAGGATGGAACTCATCTTATCGGTACCGATTACCAAAACTTTTTTAGCCCGGCCAGACTCGATATACATAGTACCGGTGCTCAGCGCATAAAGAAATCCCGAGCATGCGGCCGAAAGATCAAAAGCAAAAGCATTTTTAGCACCTATCATACCTTGTACCAGGCATGCTGTAGCCGGGAACATATAATCCGGTGTAACAGTGGCAAGAATAATAAGGTCAATTTCTTCAGCAGAAATGCCACGATTTTTCAGGGCTTCTTTTGCAGCTTCTGCTCCCATAAAAGCCGTTGCTTTATCAGGGTCTTTAAGAATTCGCCGCTTCTCGATTCCTGTGCGTGTTCTGATCCATTCATCATTGGTATCTACCAGTTTCTCAAGATCTTTGTTTGTCATTCGATCTTCAGGCAGATAATGTCCTACCGATGTAATTTTAGCTCGTTTTACTTCCATGAAGAGATTTAGCTCAGTTTAGAGATGCTACGATTTTGCCGTTCACATCGTTTTCTACTGTTTGAACAGCACTTTTTATCATATTTTTGATCGCAAGAGGTGAGCTTCCGCCGTGTCCGACAATGCTCACTCCGTTTACGCCTAAGAAAGGAATACCGCCTACGTTTTCATAATTAAAAGAGGACAAAGCGGTGTGTAATACTTTTTGAATCTGTCCCACTTCCTCTTTGGAAAGCCCCATTTCCTTAACGGCACCGCCAATCATTTGCTGAACTATTTCAGGAATGGATTCTCCGAATTTGAGTACGATATTGCCCACCAAGCCATCACATAAAAATACATCAGCTTTACCGGGAAGAATGTCTTTACCTTCCACGTTGCCAACAAAATTGTCATGGTTTTTTAATTCGGCGTGAATTTCTTTGAGGAGATCGGTCCCCTTTCCTTCTTCTTCTCCTACATTAAGGAGACCAACTTTGGGATTGTCAATGTTCAGAATCTGCTGGCAGTAGATTTGCCCCATTTTGGCAAACTG
The nucleotide sequence above comes from Gracilimonas sp.. Encoded proteins:
- the fabD gene encoding ACP S-malonyltransferase, whose protein sequence is MSTAYLFPGQGSQFVGMGKELYDSNPHAAKYFDDANEILGIDLKTIMFEGPQEKLTQTEFTQPAIFLHSVALFKTLGATPDMVAGHSLGEFSALVASGAVSFKDALKIVRRRGELMQKAGTDNPGTMAAVIGMEDEAVEKVCAQATEETGKEVIAANYNCPGQLVISGYQEAVEKAVELAKENGARMAKLLPVSGAFHSSLMQPAYDGLKDQLQKLDISETNCPIYSNYTAEATTDPEEIRSNLLNQLLNPVRWTQTLNNMSSDGANAFVEVGPGKVLQGLVKRTLKDVEISGHQ
- a CDS encoding beta-ketoacyl-ACP synthase III; amino-acid sequence: MEVKRAKITSVGHYLPEDRMTNKDLEKLVDTNDEWIRTRTGIEKRRILKDPDKATAFMGAEAAKEALKNRGISAEEIDLIILATVTPDYMFPATACLVQGMIGAKNAFAFDLSAACSGFLYALSTGTMYIESGRAKKVLVIGTDKMSSILDMTDRTTCILFGDGAGAVLLEESEDGTGIIDQKHYTEGDSECSLYQPAGGSRNPASEETVKNKMHYLQQDGRAVFKKATMGMADVSLEIMERNNLEPEDVAWLVPHQANLRIIDATARRMGLSNEKVMININKYGNTTAATIPLCLYDWKDKLNHGDNIILAAFGGGFTWGAIYLTWGIK
- the plsX gene encoding phosphate acyltransferase PlsX, with product MIVAVDAAGGDYYPKNPVEGALQAVEENSELTVLLVGPEDQVNKELANHDFDTKRVLVHDAPQVIGMEESPAQAVKTKQQSSIVVGVGLHKAGKCDAFVSAGNTGALLAASMFGLGKLKGVLRPTIASYFPTIKGFRLLVDAGANLEIKPEAAVQFAKMGQIYCQQILNIDNPKVGLLNVGEEEGKGTDLLKEIHAELKNHDNFVGNVEGKDILPGKADVFLCDGLVGNIVLKFGESIPEIVQQMIGGAVKEMGLSKEEVGQIQKVLHTALSSFNYENVGGIPFLGVNGVSIVGHGGSSPLAIKNMIKSAVQTVENDVNGKIVASLN